The Setaria viridis chromosome 6, Setaria_viridis_v4.0, whole genome shotgun sequence genome includes the window GGTATTATTGCCACCAATTTGGCTAATGTACTGCAAGATAATTCCAAGATAAAGTGTAAGGCAACACAGCTGCGCAAAGTAAATCCACAGATAGAAGCACCAGATTATCCAAAGTTTAATCTCCCGTTGCTGCGTTGGATGTGTCAAAACACTAAAGATTTACTTGGGTTTAACGTTAGTTGATCTGTTGTTGTCACATGGCAAAAACCATTAGGCGTGGATGATTAGGAGAAGGCCATTACCGGGCGTGCGATCCTCAATATCGGAATAGCTGGCGGAATAACATCTGCTACGAATGTAGAAGCAACAAAAATTCCCCCTGAGCGAAGGACTCTACTAATTTCTGCAACCTATGAAAATATCATAAACATAGTAAGAACTTTCACCAATTGCCACCAGGTAGGGGAAAAGAAAAgttggataaagaacatagttGATGGATGGATCACTGAACTTAAATGCAGAAATGTAATAAACGACTGCTCCATTTgacagggaaaaaaaattgaagacgACTAAAGTTGGTCATGAAAGCAATTCCTTGTTCTCTATTTTATCAAGCTTCATGAACTTGTAATGACTAATAAGTATTCCCTACATTCTTGAAATTATGGTTGTGATTCTTACTTATTTGGTGGCTGTGCTCATGCACTCACATGCTTTTGAAACAATGGGAAGGGGGAGACAGGGACACAAAAATAAATGCATGTGGGATCACACACAAGAGTGATGTTTGCATTGCATGTGTATTTTCAAGGAGCTTTATGGAAGTAGCAAACTAGCATGCTGGCATGTTTTAAGTCCACAGAAGAATGTGGAGCAACCGCATAGGTAGGATAATATAGAAAATACATGATGGGAACTATTTTTTAGGATGTAGGCAAACTAGCATGCTACCATTACTTTGAGTGCAAAGAAGAATGTGAAGCAACCAAATATGTTGGTTAATATAGAAAATGCAGGATGAAAGAAACACCATACACATAAGGGATTGCTGTTAAGCTCTTCAACATTGCAATTAGGAAACACGTAAAACAATGAGAACTTTTTTGTGACATAAATTTGCAATTCAGGTATTGATCTTACAGCACAAGCTGGGGATGGCCAACAATGAATTGCAGCACCTGCATGCACAGCATCAATTGAGCCATTCACAAAAGGGAGCCTGGATATGTCAGCCCTCACCAATGCTAATCTCCTGAAACAAAAACAGAGTGGCATTAGAGTCTGCATTTGACATTACAATAAACTAATAACCACGGCTCCAAAACTAGAAAGCACGAATACTGACATGATGGAATAAATGACAACTTCAACTCAATAAATAAAACATGACAAGTAGTTACAGAAATAAACCTAATGATCAAAGCCATACTCATCTGAAATATTTTCCTGCTTGACATATTCATTGCACTGCTTCAACATATTCTCCGAGAAATCTAGTGCCACAACAAGTGAATATAGTCCGCTCTTAACAAATAATCTTGAAAACAGGCCACTTCCACAACTTGCATCAACAATAGTCCCTCCAATTGTTGGGTTCAAATAAGTTTTTGCCATTTCAAACTGCAGGTACAGTAATGTTCTTCAGACAGTCCGAAAATTTATATGCCCATACAAATGATACATAAATGCTTAAATGTAGATCTAAGCTGTTAAAGAAATTGAACTTGGCTCAAGCTTGATTGTAATTTTACATTAGAGGCTTGGTTACTAAGGGACAAGGCTGCAGCCTAGCCAAAACCCAACGCACATAAAACTGAAGGTGGCTCAGCATCAACAACCCAACAAATGCAGCGGGCACAGCCTGGATACCACAAGGCCACTTTGTTTTAGCCTGGCCCAACCAAGAAACTTCTCAGGTCTAAGTAAAATACAGTGATCATATGTTTTTCAACACTTAATTGCAGCTTACCACCAGATAAAGTACCAATCGACAGCCCACTTGAGCATGGTGATTGTGAAACAGACAGTTAACAAATGCAATTGAACATCCTTATGCATACAACATAGTTAAGCAGTATGACCTCTCTTTCTAGGCCCGGAAAACCACCCCATATGAAATTTTGGCGCCATCCTCTCTCATAAAGAAATGATACCAGTGGAGTCCTGTTCGAATAACCATCTGTAAGGACTAAGAAATAATCTCGGTAGAACTGATCGACAAATGCAGAGTCATATTCTAGGTACTTCAGTTCTTAAGAGAAACAGTTTGGCAGATATTGATACTAGTAACAACTTGCAACCTTTATTAGATCAGTCCCTATGTCTTTACGTTAAAGGAACAATCTCTGTTGCAACTGTTCCAAGGCTTCACAAAGAAGTCAAGAATACTTGCACTACTGATTTAGAGCCTTTGGGGCACAGTATCAGCAGTAAGTTAGTAGGAGTAATTGTTACAAGAATTGCAATTCTCAAAGACCTGAAGCAGAAGGTTAAGTGAATCATGCCCAtaatgtcagtttggaaacacTAGAATTTCAAGTTGCAGCAGGCCAATTTCCTCTTATAATTCACTCAGCCCCCTCGTTTCACCCAAAGTCACCAGGCTATGGAATTccagaagaaagaaacaaaccTCTTTATTACCTGAATATTTCCGTTGCTGCCGGTTTGGACTCCGAGTACTCAGTCGAACCAACTGCCACTGTAAGGTCCCAGTAATCCTGCTTATTGGGGTAGAATTTTTTGCAGGTAGAACACTCGAGGCTCGAAGCATCTCT containing:
- the LOC117861104 gene encoding uncharacterized methyltransferase At1g78140, chloroplastic, translating into MAALGAATTPAAAPAAPRGNNRHPRHRVAVPARRSRGGAPARRLELRASVSPAVTADAPDEAAAEPLVEPAPETKLSKLACPICYYPFVSASDPSGDASSLECSTCKKFYPNKQDYWDLTVAVGSTEYSESKPAATEIFRTPLVSFLYERGWRQNFIWGGFPGLEREFEMAKTYLNPTIGGTIVDASCGSGLFSRLFVKSGLYSLVVALDFSENMLKQCNEYVKQENISDERLALVRADISRLPFVNGSIDAVHAGAAIHCWPSPACAVAEISRVLRSGGIFVASTFVADVIPPAIPILRIARPYISQIGGNNTFLSEVELEDLCKACGLVDFKFVRSGFYIMFSATKAS